One Cyprinus carpio isolate SPL01 unplaced genomic scaffold, ASM1834038v1 S000006660, whole genome shotgun sequence genomic region harbors:
- the LOC109059725 gene encoding sodium-coupled neutral amino acid transporter 9: protein MDEDSKPLLGSVQAGEYYTDSLDPKQRRPFHVEPRNIVGDDPQERVSAEAAALSSRVHYYGRLTASSDPLLVPPDHVIPSPEDIYIYSPLGTAFKVRGGDSTAKNPSIVTIFAIWNTMMGTSILSMPWGIKQAGFTLGIIIIVLMGLLTLYCCYRVLKSTKSIPYVDTSDWEFPDVCKYYFGGFGKWSSLVFSLVSLIGAMVVYWVLMSNFLFNTGKFIYNYVHNVSSSDAFGTNGTDRVICPYPNLDPDGDSSTLQYYVSENGTGPVFDRWWSKTHTIPFYLIILLLPLLNFRSASFFARFTFLGTLSVVYLIFLVTYKAIRLGFHLDFHWFDSSTFFLPEFRSLFPQLSGVLTLAFFIHNCIITLMKNNKHQENNVRDLSLAYLLVGLTYLYVGVLIFAAFPSPPLSKDCIEPNFLDNFPSSDVLVFVARTGLLFQMTTVYPLLGYLVRVQLMGQLFGDHYPGFLHVFILNIVVVGTGVLMARFYPNIGSISRYSGAICGLALVFVLPSLIHMVSLKRRGELRWPSAVFHSFLVLLGVANLFGQFFM from the exons ATGGATGAGGACAGTAAACCGTTACTAGGATCAGTGCAAGCTGGGGAGTATTACACCGATTCACTGGACCCCAAGCAAAGAAG GCCGTTTCATGTGGAGCCCAGGAACATAGTGGGAGATGACCCTCAGGAGCGGGTGTCCGCTGAAGCTGCGGCGCTGAGCAGCAGAGTTCATTACTACGGCCGTCTGACAGCCTCTTCAGACCCACTGCTG GTACCTCCAGATCATGTGATTCCTTCTCCTGAGGACATCTATATCTACAGTCCACTGGGAACAGCGTTCAAAGTGCGTGGGGGCGACAGTACTGCCAAAAACCCCAGCATTGTCACAAT cttcgCCATATGGAACACCATGATGGGAACATCTATATTAAGTATGCCATGGGGCATAAAACaa GCTGGCTTCACTCTGGGCATCATCATTATTGTTCTTATGGGTCTGCTGACGCTCTACTGCTGCTACAGAGTATTAAAGTCCACAAAGTCCATAC CATATGTAGACACCTCAGACTGGGAGTTTCctgatgtgtgtaaatattactTTGGTGGATTCGGAAAATGGTCGAGTCTTGTCTTCTCACTGGTGTCACTGATCGGTGCGATGGTGGTCTACTGGGTCCTCATGTCCAACTTCCTGTTTAATACAGGAAAATTCATTTACA ACTATGTTCACAATGTCAGCTCATCAGATGCTTTTGGCACAAATGGAACAGATAGAG TGATATGTCCATATCCAAACTTGGATCCGGACGGAGACAGCAGCACTCTCCAGTACTATGTGAGTGAGAACGGCACAGGACCGGTGTTTGATCGCTGGTGGAGTAAAACACACACCATCCCGTTTTACCTCATTATTCTGCTGCTGCCGCTGCTCAATTTCCGCTCCGCTTCCTTCTTCGCCAGGTTCACCTTCCTCG GCACCTTGTCGGTGGTTTATCTCATCTTTTTGGTCACATATAAAGCCATTCGACTGGGCTTTCACCTGGACTTCCACTGGTTCGATTCATCAACGTTTTTTCTTCCAG AGTTCAGATCGCTGTTTCCTCAGCTGAGTGGGGTTCTCACACTAGCATTTTTCATTCACAACTGCATCATCACGCTTATGAAGAACAACAAACATCAGGAAAACAAC GTGCGGGATCTGTCGCTGGCGTACCTGCTGGTGGGGTTAACGTACCTGTATGTGGGCGTGCTGATCTTTGCTGCTTTCCCATCACCACCGCTGTCTAAGGACTGCATTGAACCA AACTTTCTGGATAACTTCCCCAGCAGCGACGTCCTGGTGTTTGTAGCCAGGACTGGTCTTCTGTTCCAGATGACCACCGTGTATCCTCTGCTGGGGTACCTGGTGCGCGTGCAGCTCATGGGGCAGCTCTTTGGGGACCATTATCCAGG TTTCCTTCATGTGTTTATTCTGAACATCGTTGTTGTGGGAACTGGAGTCCTAATGGCCAGGTTTTACCCCAACATCGGCTCCATCAGCAG GTATTCGGGGGCCATATGTGGCTTGGCTCTGGTGTTTGTGCTTCCCTCTCTGATCCACATGGTCTCCCTGAAACGCAGAGGCGAGTTACGCTGGCCCTCCGCCGTCTTCCACAGCTTCCTCGTCCTCCTCGGCGTGGCCAATCTGTTCGGCCAGTTCTTCATGTAG